In the Glycine max cultivar Williams 82 chromosome 19, Glycine_max_v4.0, whole genome shotgun sequence genome, ACAACTCTATCTTTCATGCCAAGTTTGACTAAAAACACCAAAAAGAGGTAATTACGTAAGCAGAACAGTATGAGTACAACAAGCTATAACTAGATTTCATTTTCTACATGAGCAGAGGGAAAGAGAACGTTTTCGGTATCCAGTTACATATATGGATTTGGGGGATGTGTAAACAATGGCCGAATACAACATGTATTTTATCAATTGCAAGAGGCTTATGTTGAAATAATGACCACCATCTACTGGACAATATGCATTGCTATGTGTATTCATACTTACCAAGCAGTACTTCGAAACTATCAGTGATTCAGTAGCCCTACAAAATCCCTCGGTTGTAACCTATACAATATAATGGTTACTATTTTTCTTCCTCCTTGCATTCATTAGGGTTGTCCAAATTGTCTTGAGTTTGTTCTTTGAACTCATTTTGCCGAGTTCTTTGTTCTGCAATGAGCTGGCCAACTTTCGGATACTTTTCTATGAATTTAAATTCCCAGTCCTCTAAAATTGTAAGCTCTTCCTCACCTAAACCTTCGAGGTTCCCATTAATGTCATCAGGTTTAAAAGACAGGAGTGCAAGGGCTCTGCTACATTCCTTTCCTGCAAACATTGCATATGGTCCTCCGGGACCATAAAAATTCctgaatatatataatcaagTAAAGTCTGTCAGTGTCAGCTAGTTGAGGGTTTCTTAGGACTCATTCCAAGAAAGCACATACTAAATATGTATGGGATTGAAGAGGTGAGTGAAATGCAGCACAAGATGACAAGAAGTAACCATCTCTTTAGTTTTACTAATGAATCAAACTAAATTTTGGCACAACCAGAGTGACTTCAACTCAAACAGGTGCTCCAAACTTGAATTAATAAATCATCCACAAAAGTATTAGATTATAAAATGCTAAGTGTGTCACAAAAATTGATGGCAGATTAAGAATGCTAgatcattttttaattcaagttgAGATCACTTGGGCACAAAAGCTCAACAACTAATCAAATTTACAGATTTCTATAATCAGTATAAGAACATGTCACTGCTAATCTGGTATGCCAAACTGAGTGTGCTCGTGTAGAaggtatattatttatattaactatCAAGCAAGAGTTTGAAGTGCTATTCTCAAACACAACCAAATAGATTATGcatatcatattaataaaatcaatatagaTTAATCAAGCTTAGTTTATTTCACTTCATAAACTTGTATTCCAGCATATAAGGAATATATTTAGGTGAGAGAATGCTCTATGAATTGAACAAATTTTGACCATACAATCATAAATAGAAGTCAAAACTGAATTTACGTAAAACCAACATTAATCATTTATGTATTACTGTCATGACAAGATTAGCTCCTCTTACTTGTTCTCAGTCTCAACATATGCTCTCAGTATGCTATATACATTAATAATCTTTATCGtccatatatatatttagttaaaCATGCAATTTAGTTCTTATATCTGTTGCAAATTCTTGGGTATGTTTGGATATCCGGTAGGAGTATTTCAAAAGTATGTTTGAGGGTAAAATAagtttgaagtcatgtttgatAACCCCAAAAGTATGTTAATGTAAGAGAgtaattttgtctttaaaaCTTAGTTTTGGAGAAATAAAACTTGGGATACTTAAGTTTAACCCCAAATTCAATTTGCAAACTTAAGTTTAACCCaaactttaatccaaacatgcacttactttgattcatatatataaaaacttattaaatcaAATACTATGTGTCGTTACCAGCTTAGTCCCTGCAGTCATGACAGTCTCTAACAATCCTACCTACGTTGACTGTTAACTCACTTAAGCATTCTTAATTTGGCCCCTCTACATGTagcacacttactggaaaatctatggaaatagtggatgttatggtgaggaggaagatcaattttatgtgcctacaagaaactaagtggacaggtgaaaaagcgaaagaattagacaactcgggatttaagctgtggtatacgggaaaaatcagatcaagaaatggggtagggattattgtggacaaggagtggaagaaggatgtcgtagatgtaagaagagtaggagatcgtatcatagccttaaaattggtagtgggacaagacacctttaatgttattagtgggtacgcacctcaggttgggttagcagaacactttaaggtaaaattttgggaggatctagaaggggtacttcaagatataccccaaggagagaaagttttcttaggaggggatctcaatggacatgtaggtagcgtggatagaggttttgagggggtgcatgggggttttggcctaggggagatgaatggggagggtaaatccatcttggagttttcggaggctttgaatctttctatagccaatacatggtttaagaaaagagagcgacatcttatcacttacaaaagtggagggacatgttctcagatagatttcttccttatcaggaagtctgataggaagtattgcttgaactgtaaagttatcccgggagagagcttgactacacaacatagagttttggttatggatgtaagaattagagatagggcaaagagaagaagtcctatggtagcaccaaggatcaaatggtggcacttgaagggtgagaaacaaggaatcttccaacaaaagatatgggagggatggtgtggacaatcacaaggaagtgcaaatgatatgtggaacaagacgtcccaagagattattaaagtggctaaagagacgttgggtgaatctagaggttttggacctaggggtaaagaatcgtggtggtggaatgaaagtgttcagagcaaagttagagtaaaaaaggagtgtttcaaggagtggtctaggtgtagaaattctgaaacttgggataagtataagatagctagaaatgaaaccaaaaaggcggtgagtgaggcaagagcccaagcttttgacggactataccaagctctaggaaccagggatggagaaagatctatatataggcttgctaagggtagagagaggaagactagagatttggatcacgtaaagtgtgttaaggatgaagaaggcaaagtcttagtgcatgaaaaagatatcaaggaaaggtggaaggtgtATTTCCactacttatttaatgatggatatggatatgactctagcagtctagacacaagagaagaggaccggaactataagtattatcgtcggattcagaaacaggaagtaaaggaagcgttgaaaagaatgagtaacggtaaggcggtggggctagacaacatacctattgaaatgtggaaaactcttggagatagaggtcttgagtggctcaccaaactctttaatgaaattatgaggtcaaaacgcatgccggaggaatggaggagaagcacgttagtgccaatctataagaacaagggggatatacaaaattgtgcaaattataggggaatcaagctcatgagtcataccatgaaattatgggaaagagtgatcgaacggagattaagaaaggagactcaagttactgagaatcaatttggtttcatgccgggaaggtcgaccatggaagcgatttatttattacggcgggtgatggagcaatatcgcatggaccaacaagacttgcacttgatttttattgacttggagaaagcgtatgatagagtgcctagagagattttgtggaaagctctagagatgaaaggggttagggttgcatatattcgagctatccaagatatgtatgatagggtatcgactagtgttaggacacagggtggagagtcagacgattttcccatcacaattggtttgcatcaagggtcaacccttagcccctacctttttaccttaattctggatgtcctcacggaacaaatccaagagatagcgccgagatgcatgctttttgcagatgacatagtcctccttggagagtcgagggaggagttgaatgagaggttggaaacttggagacgagctctagaaacacatgactttcgcctaagcagaagcaaatcggagtatatggaatgtaagttcaacaaaagtaggagggtatctaactcagaggtgaaaataggagaccatattatccctcaagtcacacggtttaaatatcttgggtctgtaatacaggatgatggagaaattgaaggggatgtgaatcatcgcattcaagcaggatggatgaaatggagaaaagcatcgggggtgttatgtgatgcaaaggtaccgatcaagctaaagggaaagttttatcggactgcggtaagaccggcgattttgtacggaacagaatgttgggcggtcaagagccaacatgagactaaagtaggtgtagcggagatgaggatgttgcggtggatgtgtggtaagactcgacatgataaaattagaaacggagctattagagagagggttggagtagcgcctattgtagagaagatagtggaaaatagacttaggtggtttgggcatgtagagagaagactggtagactctgtagtgaggagagtagaccagatggagagaaggcaaacaattcgaggcagaggaagacccaaaaagactataagagaggttatcaagaaggatctcgaacttaatgatttggatagaagtatggtacttgatagaacattatggcggaagttgatccatgtagccgaccccacctagtgggataaggcgttgttgttgttgttgttgttgtacatGTAGCACATTCTTACCTGTGTAGGCACTATATTAAGAATGCGCTACATATACAAGTACCAGATTAAGAAGCCAAAGTAAATCTATGAAGCACGGACACTCCAGCCCCTTGCCGTGTCTGGTGTCCGACATGCGTCCGTGTCAGTGTCCGACACCGACACGACACCCGTACTACGTtctatattttggacattacaGGTATTCACATGTTCATGTCCGTGTCGTGTCCGGTGTCCATGTCGGTGTCGGTGCTTCATAGAAAGGAATTAAAGGCCTGTTTGAATACAAGCAATAAATGTTTTTCAGAGCTTCtctactaaaaatataaagtttttttcaatAGAGAAGCTCTCAAAAGGACTTCTAGCTTTGTATACAAACAGATTCTAACAGTCAATGTAGGACCATTATAGACGGCATCATGAGACCAAATTGGAAACATTTGCATGTATAGAAACTGAATTAATAATTAGGGTTTGCATATAGagacaaaattgaaaatttgttaCATTAAGAGTATCTACAATGCATGATTACTTAAATGAATtgtttatctaaaatttatgaGTCCTACAATATCAAATAGATTTAAAAACtttacataaaaatttatttcagtAATTGAAAAATGGTTATTTAATTGGTAAGAATGAATTAAGTTTGTTAGAGTGGGTGTTTAACTTGAGtcacattaaattttgtaattgaaaaaTGGTTATTTAATTGGTAAGAATGAATTAAGTAACGATTGCTTATATAAGCAACTCACTCAAGCAATGAGCCTGCTCCAACTGTAAAAATTTGCTAAGCAACTAATGATGCTCTAACCAGAACTAAATTATGTGTTTAACCTATTTATTTCAAGTAAGCTGTAATCTTAGTCCCTAGTTTCACGTGATGATCAGCTAACTATATATCCAATAATAATCAAGATTATAAAttacttagaaatcaagtgaacaTTTAGTAAAAATGCAAATATAACTAAATGCGGAGTACCTGCCATTGGACACGTCATAGATCTGGCCTTTGATTGCCATCAGGAGGGGTTTGCTGGGGTCGGAGCCATCGTAGGCTCGCAATTCCCGGTCCGTTATTTCGCCCAATTGGACCGGTTCGCGCGGCGGCTCGGACTCGTCTAACCGGGAATTGGCTCGGGCCGAAACGACGGGGGGCTTGTTGTAGTCTTCGGGGGACACAAACATGCCGCTCACGGTTCTGTAAACGACGACCATCATAGCCAAAATGGTGAAAAACGCAGCGGGAGATAGCCCTGTGTAAAAACTTATCTCTTCCATCACGCTCGTGTATAAACCCATTTCTGAACCTTTTTCTCTCAGCGCTTGGCCTTGTTggcttctgaaaaaaaaaaaataaggaatagtAGGGGGCGTGGGTAGGTGAAATTGAAATGGCAGGCACCTAACACTGGGTTTGCTCGTTTTGGGTGCTATATTCGTCGGTTCTTTTGAATTAGGAAGGGTATCAGTACAAATCGTGGATGAATGAGAAATGGACATGTGATGATAACTTTTCCAGCTCATTATTTTATATGggacatttttcttattttttaggtgTATACttatcttaagaaaaaaaattataaataattattcactcaaattaattgttttattattttagtcctttaatatttaaattttttaattttaatctttgttaccaagtaataaaataataatatttaattaacgatttattaatttatcacgttatcaaaaaatttaacatgacaatatgtatttttttaaaaaaattatatttaaatatgtcatcaactaatttgatgtagtcaatataaaaaaaattcagagactaaaattaaaataaaaatatttaaacgaATAAAAAAATCCCCTACTTTATAGGGGGgcattaacattaaaaaattcttGTTAAAGCCGAAGTTAGACTGTTAGCCAAAAGATGCCTAAAGATAAAGGGTCATAGATATTTTTTTCgcttaatattcaaatttcttgataatttgtattttggtgaaaaaatataaattaattttgaaaagagGTCAGCAAATATTACCAAAAGATCAAGAGATAAGTCAATGATAGCATGACATAAGGGAGAAAGAACGTGCCTATAATATATGGGAGTGGACAGTCATAGAAGTTGTAACACCTCAATTATTTTTACTGAAATATTACTTTAAAAacgttttaaataataaatattatgaaatgcacatcattaaatttaatttctatttttaagttgataaaaatattttaatattttttttctctagaaAAGAAGGAACACACATATACatcaaaaagggaaaacaatCATATACTTAGAGCAGTCACTACCTAAGACCCACAAGTTACCACGGCGAAGTCATATCTACATAAGGGTCACTCTTATCTTCCAAGTAATCTCATTCCTCGTCGGATGAAACCACATCTCCCTCAGATATCTTTTCACTGTAGGCATCCTAGTAGAAAGCAATCTCAGATGGCGTGAGATCCTCATCGTTGCTAAAATCTCTCACTTCCTCGCAAACATTAACAGTAATATCTGACAGAAAGTAGATCTAGTGGCCCACCCATTAGCATCATGTCCGAAGAATTGTTGCCAGAATCGCAGTGGGTTGCTCGACCGCTTGAATCCAAAGTAAGCATTGTAGGAAATAACATGGTTGATGTTGCATTGAGGAGTATGTTCAAAAGGAACGTGATATGTGGTGTGTGCCTCTACAATGATCAATGGTATTTGGGGCTCATCTAACAACAAAAAGTGGTGCCAGATGTAACCAAAGTGCGCATGGAGGCGCGCCTTGATAACAAATGTTGAATCGTTATGAAAACAAATATACTAGGGAATTCTATAGCACAGGATTAACCTAGGTCAAATTCagaaatatgatttaatttggttcctacatttattcatttataaacaGAAATGGAGAATTTTTATCAAACAGTTTGTAAGCGACTATAAAGGAGTTGAAGGACCAgagtaaaaaagtaaaaagcttttctcttatttcttgaaTTCAAAATGGTACATATATGTAGAGAgtacaaaagagagagagagagagagaggggggagagAGGCTATGACAGTGACAATGCATTGTTGCCTTCTGAAGAAGGCTACCAACTAAGTTACCAAACATGGCTAAACTATAGGGATattcaacactccccctcaagttggagcatataaatcatatgcaCCAAGCTTGGTACATATAGTCTGAATTTTGGGTCCTCTTAAGGACTTAGTCAAAATATCTGCTGGCTGATCATTAGAACCAATGAACTCAGTGACAATCTCCTTGGACAGAAGCTTCTCTCAAATGAAATGACAATCAATCTCTATATGCTTGGTCCTCTCATGGAAGACTGGGTTTGAGGCAATATAAAGAGCAACCTGATTATCACAATACAACTTCATTTGCAACTCTTCACAAAACCTTAATTCTTGAAGAAATTGTTTGATCCACATGAGCTCACATGTAACCATAGCCATAGATCGATACTCAGCTTCTGCACTGGACCGAGCGACAACAGTTTGTTTCTTGCTTTTCCAAGAGATTAGATTTCCTCCAATGAAGACACAATAACCTGATGTAGATCTCCTATCCATGGGACATCCAACCCAATCAACATCACAATATCCTGATAGTTGCGTACTACCCTTGTCTTCATACAACAACCCTTGTCCAGTAGCTTTCTTAACATACCTCAGAATACGCATGACAACATTCCAATGGTCCAAATGAGGATTCTGCATAAATTGGCTAACCACTCCCACAGCAAAGGAGATATCAGGTCTAGTGATGGTAAGGTAAATGAGTTTTCCCACAAGCCTCTTATATCTCTCAGGGTCAGGATAAGCTTCACTTTGATCTGCCATGAGCTTCAGATTAGGATCCATAGGGCTTTCAATAGGTCTACAGTTCTGCATACCTGTTTCTTCTAAAATATCAAGAGCATACTTCCTCTGAGAAATCACAATACCATCTCCTGATTGAGCCACTTCAATACCAAGGAAATACTTCAAAGATCCCACATCTTTGGTCAATAAGTGCTCTTTCAGCTGGGCAATCTTAGTAGTATCATTCCCTATAAtcactatatcatcaacatagaccATTAGATAGACACATTTTCTGGGAAATGTATGATAGTAAAATACAGAGTGATCAGCTTCACTTCGTTTTAGTCCAAACATTAGAACAACATGACTAAATTTACCAAACCATGCTCGAGGAGATTGTTTCAACCCATAAAGAGATCGACGAAGCTTACACACAAGGTCATACTCCCCCTGAGCAACAAACCCAGGTGGTTGCTCCATATAAATATCCTCCTCAAGATCACTGTGGAGGAAGGCATTCTTAATATCAAGCTGATGAAGGGGCCAGTGACGGATGGCCGCCATagcaagaaacaaacaaacGGTGGTGAGCTTGGCTACAGGAGAGAAAGTATCACAGTAATCAATGCCATATACCTGTGTGTAGCCCTTAGCTACCAAGCGAGCCTTAAGCCGATCAACCTTACCATTGGGTCCAACTTTAATAGTGTAGACCCATCTGCAACCCATAGTCGTCTTACCAGGAGGGAGAGGAACGAGCTCCCAAGTACCATTATTTTCAAGAGCCTGCATTTCATCAACCATAGCTTGTCTCCAGCCAGGATGATCAAGTGCCTCATGAACAGTGGAAGGAATAGTAAGGGAAGAcaaggagaaaacaaaaaaactatatGAAGGAGACAAACGGTGATaacttaagaaattataaataggatGAGGATTGCGAGTAGAGCGAGTACCTTTCCTGATGGCAATGGGCCAATGTGAGTCAGAATGAGAAGGAGAAGTGGAAGACGAGGAAGGATCCACGAGTGGAGGACTGGTTGAAGAAGAACGAGGATCACAAGGAGAGGCTTCAGGTACTGGAGATCCAATCTGCCTTGTCCTGGGTGGATCGGTAACCATAGGTGGAGAGATAACTTCAGGTGAATTTGGTGAGGGAGATGGGACAACACAGACATTATGGTCTGAGTTATCTAGAGGACAAGGAGAAGAGATAGGAAGAACCTCCTGGAGAGACGAAGAGTGGTCCACGGAGGATGAGAAGAAGGGTGTGTCTTAAAAAAAGGTGACATCTGCAGACATATAGTACCGTCTCATGGTGGGAGAGTAGCATTTGTAACCATTTTGAAGACGAGAATAACCCAAAAAAACACATTTGACTGACCTTGCAGAAAGTTTGTCTAAACCAGGAGACAAATCATGGACAAAGCAGGTACAACCAAACACTTTAGAAGAGACATGAAATAATGGATCATGAGGAAAGACAATTGAGTGAGGGATTTGgttttcaagagaagaagaggGCATCCTATTGATTAGGAAACAAGCAGTAAGCACCACATCTCCCCAATGATGTGTAGGAACATTCAAATTTAGCATTAGGGAATGTGCAGTTTCAAGAAGATGTCGATTCTTCCTTTCTGCtataccattttgttgtggtgtgtgTCGACATGTGAACTGATGTATAATACCTTTGgaagacaaaaaagaagaaagatcatgagagaaatactctttagcattatcacttctgaaaattttgattgtttttccaaattgattctcaatcTCATTGTAGAATGACACGAATATAGGCAAAAGTTCAGAtctgtctttcattaaataaacccTAGTACATCTGGAGAATTCATCAATAAAGGTTACAAAATATCGAAAACCAAAAGATGTGACTCGACTTGGTCCCCAAATATCAGAATGAATGGTAGAAAAAGCCAAGTCACATCTTTGTACAGTTTGAGGAAATGACGACCTGACATGTTTTCCTAGTTGACAAG is a window encoding:
- the LOC100783842 gene encoding membrane steroid-binding protein 2 is translated as MGLYTSVMEEISFYTGLSPAAFFTILAMMVVVYRTVSGMFVSPEDYNKPPVVSARANSRLDESEPPREPVQLGEITDRELRAYDGSDPSKPLLMAIKGQIYDVSNGRNFYGPGGPYAMFAGKECSRALALLSFKPDDINGNLEGLGEEELTILEDWEFKFIEKYPKVGQLIAEQRTRQNEFKEQTQDNLDNPNECKEEEK